A DNA window from Mobula birostris isolate sMobBir1 chromosome 3, sMobBir1.hap1, whole genome shotgun sequence contains the following coding sequences:
- the LOC140195170 gene encoding placenta-specific gene 8 protein-like, with product MTQFVPGQMVIMTQPQAAPAANSDWNSGLCSFCDDIGVCLCGIFCTICLGCQIAGNMGECCLCGTTMAMRTLIRTKYNISGSLCGDCLVTMCCLPCSLCQIKREINCHQ from the exons ATGACTCAGTTTGTACCAGGCCAAATGGTGATAATGACGCAGCCGCAGGCTGCCCCTGCAGCGAACAGTGATTGGAACAGCGGACTGTGCAGCTTTTGCGATGATATTGGAGTGT GTTTGTGTGGGATTTTCTGTACAATTTGCCTCGGATGTCAGATTGCAGGGAACATGGGCGAATGTTGTCTCTGTGGTACTACCATGGCTATGAGAACCCTCATCAGAACCAAGTACAACATCTCT GGATCTCTCTGTGGCGACTGTTTAGTAACCATGTGCTGTCTCCCATGTTCTCTCTGCCAAATTAAAAGAGAAATAAATTGCCACCAGTGA